The window TTAACTGCGGCATCAAAACGCGATTTATCAATTGGTTTAAGCAGGTAATCTACTGCATTTACTTCAAAAGCTTTAATGGCATATTCATCAAAAGCAGTCGTAAAAATCACGGCAGGCTTATCTTCAACGAGCTCCAACATTTCGAAACCGCTAATTTTTGGCATTTGAATATCCAAAAAAATCAGATCGGGTTTGTACTGGGTAATCGCTTTTAAGCCTTCAAAACCATCTCCACATTCGGCAACAATCTCTATTTCTGCATGATCGGAAAGGTAGAATTTTACAATATCTCTAGCTAAAGGCTCATCATCAATTAGTATTGTTCTGATCATTTTTTTGTGGAATTTTTAGGGTGGTAATATATAAATTATTTGCCTCAATATCGGTCTGTAACAGATGTGTATTCGCAAATAGCAGATATAACCTCCGTTTAATAGCACTTAAACCAAATCCGGTGCCTCCAGCCGCCTTCATTTCAGGATCGAAAGGATTTTGTACACGTAATGACAGCAGGTTCTGTTCTACAGTAACATCTATCTTAATGGTAATGCCAGCCGAAGTATTGTAAAGCCCGAACTTAATGGCGTTTTCTACAATAGGTTGCAATAAAGTACCGGGTAAACAAAGTTTCAAGGTATCTTCAGCAACATTTACTTCAATATTTAAACGGTGACTAAACCTTACTTTTTCGATATCCAGATACAACTGAATGTATTCCATTTCCTCCTCTACCGATACCCATAATTCATCATCGCGTTTTAAGGTACCACGTAAAAAGGAAGCCAGTTTAGTAATCATTACCCCCGCCTCTTTTGGATTAACCATGGTTAGCGCAAATACCGAATTTAAGCTGTTGAACAAAAAATGCGGTTGTAACTGATGCCTTAATTTATTTAGCTCTGCTTCTTTGGCCAGACTTTTAGCTGCCGAAAGTCTTTCGTGTGTTTCAGACTGTTCTTCTAACCGATACCACAAAATATTGGCCAGCGCACACCAGCCCAGGCACATGAAAGAAATTAAGCCACGAAAAGCAAAAGAAAAATTATAAAAATCATTGTATTCTTTAAAATCAGCAAAAATGTAGAGTAAAGAATATTTTGCCGCAAAAATAATAACAAAGGTAAGCGCTATGGTTACAATGAGCACGTACAGAATACGTTCATTTTTAGGCTGGTAATAGCCCAGCATGTTGCTGATACCGATACATGCCAATGCCAATAAAATATTATTGATCAGGCTATCTGTAACCGA is drawn from Pedobacter sp. HDW13 and contains these coding sequences:
- a CDS encoding sensor histidine kinase: MTTRPLSVPQIQKTSLSFAVVWVILCAVGLHYVVSFSWWISVTDSLINNILLALACIGISNMLGYYQPKNERILYVLIVTIALTFVIIFAAKYSLLYIFADFKEYNDFYNFSFAFRGLISFMCLGWCALANILWYRLEEQSETHERLSAAKSLAKEAELNKLRHQLQPHFLFNSLNSVFALTMVNPKEAGVMITKLASFLRGTLKRDDELWVSVEEEMEYIQLYLDIEKVRFSHRLNIEVNVAEDTLKLCLPGTLLQPIVENAIKFGLYNTSAGITIKIDVTVEQNLLSLRVQNPFDPEMKAAGGTGFGLSAIKRRLYLLFANTHLLQTDIEANNLYITTLKIPQKNDQNNTN